The genome window GAGATAGCGCGGAATGTGTACGCATTCGTCCAGCGAGTGCGCATGGTCGTTGCCTGCATCAAATGTGACAGTCGGGACGCCGCTTTCGTTCAGAATATTGGCGTCGAGTCCGGCATTGATCGTTTGGACTTTAGCTTCGCGGCCGGCTTTCGGCGCAGCTTTCAAAAATCGTTTCACGACCGGATCACTCTTTTTGAGCTTAAAACTGCGGTAGTCGCTGTCTTCGATAAAGTCGACGGCGCCGCATTCGCCGGCAGCATTTTTCAGATCAGCGGCCGCTTTTTCAAAAGCGGTTTTCCAAACCTTGGAAATTTTTTTCAGCGAGGTCGGATTGTGGCTGCGGCATTCGCCGGTGACGGTCAGCGAGTCCATCACCTGATTGTCCGCTTCGCCGCCGTGCAGCGAACCGACATTGGCGGTTCCCTTGATGGACCCTTTGTCGATGCGCCCGAAATATCCGTTGGCTTTGATTTCCGCGATGGCGTTGGCTGCAATGATCGCGGCGGAAACTCCGCCTTCAGGGTTGTTTGCTGCGTGAACGCTGATTCCGTGGATTTCGGCCCGCCAACGGTTCGCGCCCAGCGCGCCGATTACGCCGCCGCGCTCGCCGCTTCCGTCGATGTTGAAACACATGGACGGATTCCCTCCGTCCTGAGGGCGGAACGCCTTCGCGCCATACAGTCCGTTTTCTTCTCCGACGGTGAAGAGCAGGGTGATAGGCGGGCGGGGCAGGTCGTTTTGCAGGATGGTCTGGGCCATTGTCACGACGGCTGCAACAGACGCACGGTTATCGCCGCCCAGGCCGGTTTTTCCTTTCGGGACAATAAGGTCGCCTTTCAGGACAGGAACTGCGCCCTGACAGATCGGAACCGTGTCGAGATGAGCCGAAAACATGATACGCGGCGCTTTGATTGTTCCTGGAATTTTGACGACCAGGTTGCCGACGGTGAAGTTTTTCGGCAGGCGGCTTTTGCCTTTGACAGAAAACCAGGATTCTTTGGCTCCTGCGGCCATCAATTGTTTTTTGACCAGTTCGGCGACCGGTCCTTCGCCGCCGCTCGGTCCCTCGGCCGCCAGCAGCTCCATGAGGTTTGAGATTGCCTGTTTTTCGTTAATGTTCATTGGTTTCGATTCCTCTCTCAATTTCGCCCTGCTTGCGCAGTTCGCGTTTTACAATTTTTCCGGCTGCATTTTTCGGCAGGTCACCGACGAGATGCACCTTTTTCGGAACCTCATGGCGCCCCAGATGTTCGAGACAGAACGCGCGGATTTCTTTTTCCGAACATTGGAAGCCGTCTTTGAGCGAGATGTAGGCCACGGGCACTTCGCCGTGCAGTTTGCTCGGCTCGCCGATGACGGCGGCTTCGCGCACGGCTTCGTGTTTGTAGAGCACTTCTTCGACGACGCGCGGGTAGACGTTCATGCCGTTGACGATGACCATGTCCTTGATGCGGTCGACGATGTAGAAATAGCCGTCTTCATCCTCCGTGCCGATATCGCCGGTTCGGAACCACTCTCCGAAGAAGGATTCGGCGGTTTCTTCGGGCTGCTTCCAGTAACCCTTCATTACATTCGGACCGCGCACGCAGATCTCGCCCGGTTCGTTGAGCGGAAGTTCTTTGCCGTGTTCGTCCATGATCTTCATTTCGACGCCGGGGATCGGCAGTCCGACGGACTGCGGCTTGCGCAGTCCGTCGACCGGATTAAAGCATGTGACCGGCGCGCACTCGGTCGGACCGTCGCCTTCGATAATGAACACGCCGAAACGCTCCTCGAACTGCTTCATAATTTCGACCGGCATGGCCGCGCCGCCCGAGACGGCGAAGCGCAGTTTCTGAATGTGTGCGGTGTGTTTTTCCGGCAGGCGCAGCAGCAGGTTGTACATGCTGGGCACGCCAAGGAAAATCGTGGCGTTGGTCGCATCGATGGTTTCCGCCGTCAGGGTCGGATCAAATTTGGGGAGTGGCACCAGCGAGGATCCGTGGAGCAGCGGGATCAGGACTCCCGCCAGCGATGCAAAGGCGTGGAACATCGGAAGAACAACCAGAAACCGGTCCCCGTCGGGGCGCAGTTTGAGTGCATTGCCG of Tichowtungia aerotolerans contains these proteins:
- a CDS encoding long-chain-fatty-acid--CoA ligase; this translates as MNTETIPFLFRKSAEAHADKPAVVTPQKSVTYAELNQMSDAIAANLIERGTQPGDHVGLYGINSAEFIAIYFGIQKAGATVVPINLLLNPEEVAWILNDAGVKTLFYFEPFTPAVESIREKLPTIGTFIGVEQELPQMLRTPIPGLELPISSDSVAVIIYTSGTTGHPKGAMLTHRNLCFDALSAGNALKLRPDGDRFLVVLPMFHAFASLAGVLIPLLHGSSLVPLPKFDPTLTAETIDATNATIFLGVPSMYNLLLRLPEKHTAHIQKLRFAVSGGAAMPVEIMKQFEERFGVFIIEGDGPTECAPVTCFNPVDGLRKPQSVGLPIPGVEMKIMDEHGKELPLNEPGEICVRGPNVMKGYWKQPEETAESFFGEWFRTGDIGTEDEDGYFYIVDRIKDMVIVNGMNVYPRVVEEVLYKHEAVREAAVIGEPSKLHGEVPVAYISLKDGFQCSEKEIRAFCLEHLGRHEVPKKVHLVGDLPKNAAGKIVKRELRKQGEIERGIETNEH
- a CDS encoding M20/M25/M40 family metallo-hydrolase, with translation MNINEKQAISNLMELLAAEGPSGGEGPVAELVKKQLMAAGAKESWFSVKGKSRLPKNFTVGNLVVKIPGTIKAPRIMFSAHLDTVPICQGAVPVLKGDLIVPKGKTGLGGDNRASVAAVVTMAQTILQNDLPRPPITLLFTVGEENGLYGAKAFRPQDGGNPSMCFNIDGSGERGGVIGALGANRWRAEIHGISVHAANNPEGGVSAAIIAANAIAEIKANGYFGRIDKGSIKGTANVGSLHGGEADNQVMDSLTVTGECRSHNPTSLKKISKVWKTAFEKAAADLKNAAGECGAVDFIEDSDYRSFKLKKSDPVVKRFLKAAPKAGREAKVQTINAGLDANILNESGVPTVTFDAGNDHAHSLDECVHIPRYLEGCRLATALATEV